Genomic window (Desulforapulum autotrophicum HRM2):
CAGCATCCGGGTGTAAACGTCCAGACAGGCCTTGACCGTGTTGACCGTGTCAAACAGCGGCTCCTTGTCCTCCTGCATGTCCCGGTTATAGGCAAGGGGCAGGGATTTCATGAGGGTGATAATAGCCATGAGATTGCCCACCACCCGGGCAGTTTTCCCCCTGACAAGCTCTGCGACATCCGGATTTTTCTTCTGGGGCATGATACTCGATCCGGTTGTAAAGGCATCCGAAATGGTGATAAAGGCAAACTCAGACGAAGACCAGAGCACCAGCTCCTCGGAAAATCGAGACAGATGAATCATGGCAATAGAGGCGGCCGAGATGAACTCCATGGCAAAATCACGGTCGGACACTGAATCCATGCTGTTGTCCGACACCTTTGCAAAACCGAGCAGCTGCCGGGTATACTCCCGCTCCAGGGGAAAGGTGGTACCGGCAAGGGCAGCAGCCCCAAGGGGCATTACATCGGTGCGCTTCAGGCAATCTGCCATGCGCTCCTGATCGCGTTTAAACATCTCGTAATAGGCCATGAGATGGTGGGCAAAAAGGACAGGCTGAGCCCGCTGCAGATGGGTGTAACCTGGCATGACCACTCTCTTGTACTGATCTGCCATTTTAACCAGGACCCGCTGCAGGGCAAACAGCCGGGCAATGATGCCCTTGATTTCGGCCTTTAAATACATGCGGATGTCCAGGGCCACCTGGTCATTGCGGCTCCTTCCCGTGTGCAGTTTCCTTGCCACATCTCCTGCTTCATCTCCCAGGGCACTCTCCACATGCATATGGATGTCTTCCAGGGCGTCGGAAAATTCAAAGTCATCGCCGGCGATCTTCGCCTTGACCCGGCCAAGCCCCGTGCGAAGCGCTGCCGCCTCATCCTGGGTGATAATCCCCACGTGGGCCAACATGGTTAAATGGGCAATGCTGCCCTCGATGTCATAGGCGTAGAGCGCCTTGTCAACGTCAATGGACGAGGTAAACCGTTCGACCATGGCGTCCGTATCCTGGGAGAACCTGCCACTCCACGGTTTTTTTCCCATGTCACACCTTTCTCCTGTCATTGGCAATCTTTCTGATTCGCAGCCGAAGGGCGTTGAGACGGATAAACCCTTCAGCATCCTTCTGGGCGTAGACATTGTCATCCTCAAAGGTGGCAAAGGATTCGTCATACAGGCTCTGGTCGGATCGCCGACCCAGAACATAGCAATTACCCTTGTAGAGTTTAAGCCTTACCGTTCCTGAAACGCAGGTCTGGGTTTCATCAACCATCTTCTGGAGAAGGGCCATTTCAGGAGAAAACCAGAACCCGTTGTACACAAGCTCGGCATACTTGGGGATAAGAGAATCCCGGAGGTGAGCCACCTCACGATCCAGGGTGATGGACTCCATGTTTAAATGGGCAAGCCTCAGAATGGTGCCGCCGGGTGTCTCGTAAACGCCCCTTGATTTCATTCCCACAAAACGATTTTCAACAAGGTCGATACGGCCGATGCCGTTCCTGCCGCCCAGGGTGTTGAGTTCCTTGAAAAGGGTTGCAGGGGACATGGGCCGGCCATTGATGGCCACAGGATTACCGTTCTTAAAATCGATCTCGATAATTTCAGCTTTGTCCGGAGCATCCTCAGGTTTAACGGACATGGTGTACATGTCGTCGGTGGCCTGGGCCCAGGGATCCTCAAGCACGCCTCCCTCATAGCTGATGTGGAGCATGTTCCGGTCCGTGCTGTAGGGTTTTGACGGGGTCTGGGGTACGGGTATGTTGTGTTCTTTTGCAAACTGCATCAGGCGGGTCCTGGAGGTTAGATCCCAGTCCCGCCAGGGGGCGATGATCTTGATGGCTGGATTCATGGCAAAATAGCCAAGCTCAAACCGTACCTGATCGTTGCCCTTGCCCGTGGCACCGTGGCTTACGGCATCGGCCCCTTCGGCTGCAGCTATCTCGATCTGTCGTTTTGCGATCAAGGGTCTGGCAATGGAGGTACCAAGCAGGTATTGCCCCTCATAGATGGCATTGGCCCTGAAGGCCGGAAACACATAATCACGAATGAACTCTTCCCTTAAATCCTCGACATAGGCCTTAACAGCACCGGTTTTAAGCGCTTTTGCCTCAAGCCCGTCAAGCTCCTCCTCCTGGCCAAGATCCGCCGTAAGGGTAACCACCTCACAGTGATAGGTTTCAATCAACCATTTCAAAATAACCGAGGTATCCAGGCCGCCTGAATAGGCAAGGACCACTTTTTTTATGTCAGACATGGGTAATATCCTTTATTTTTTAATTGTTCTTTTGACAAGTTAGCTTATTTTCCATTGGCCAGTATCAGGGTCTCAAGAATGGCCTTGTGCATGTGGCGTTTGTTTTCAGCCTGGTCCCAGAACACGGCATCGGGCGCTTCAAGGACATCCTCTGAGATCTCTTCCCCCCGGTGGGCAGGAAGGCAGTGCAAAACCGTCACATCTGGCTTTGACTGGGATAGAAGGGATCGGTTCACCTGGAAGCCTTTAAAAGCAGTAACCCGTTTTGCCTGTTCCTCTTCCTGTCCCATGCTGGCCCACACGTCCGTATACACCACATCGGCATTTTTAACTGCATCCTTGGGGTCATGGGTGAAAACAATCTGCCGCCCTCCCCGTTCAAGGGCCTTTGCCTTGATTTCGTCCTTGACGCCGTACCCTTCAGGGGTTGCCACCACAAGGTTGAGGTCAAGAACCGCCGCCGCATTGACCCATGAATTGGCAACATTGTTGCCGTCGCCCACCCATACGATTTTTTTGCCCTGGAAACCACCCTTATGCTCGATCACCGTCATGATGTCGCTTAAAATCTGGCAGGGATGATAAAGGTCGGTCAGGGCATTTATCACAGGAATGGTCGAGGATGCTGCAAACTCTTCCACCAACCCGTGGTCAAAGGTTCGCATGGCAAGGACGTCTATGTAGCGGGAAAGCACCCTGGCCGTGTCACAGGCAGGTTCGTTCCTTGAAATCTGGGTATCCTGGGTGCTCATGTAGATGGGCGTCCCCCCCAGCTGAATCATGGCCGTCTCAAAGGCCACCCGGGTGCGGGTGGATTTTTTGTCAAATATCAGGCCCAGGCTCTTTCCGGCCAGATGCCTGTCAGAGATGCCCTGTCGGGACCTTTTTTTAAACTGAAGGGCCAGTTCAAACAGATGGATAAAATCGTCCTTCTCAAGATCAAGAAGAGAGAGCAGGTCTTTTTTCATTAAAATTCTCCTTATTCAAGCAGGTCGTCAAGGGCCTTGACAACGGCATCAATTTCCTCCCGTGTGATGACAAGGGGAGGAGCAAATCTGATAACTTTACCTTGAATCGCATTAAGAATAAAGCCTTTTTTCATGGCCTCGACCACAATTTCTCCTGCATTTCCATCCAGTTCCATGCCCACAAGCAGCCCCTCACCCCGGACGGCCCTGATGGTTTTATGGCGGGCCATAAGGGCCGTGAGCCCCTGTTTGAGGTATGCCCCCTTCGCCCTTATCTGTTGGAGAAAATCAGGGTCCGAAATGATCTTTAGAACCTCAAGGGCAGCCCGGGTCACAAGGGGTGTACCGCCAAAGGTGGTTGCGTGACTGCCAAAGGTGAACCCCTTGGCCGCTTCAGTGCAGGCCAGCATGGCCCCGATGGGAAGCCCGTTGCCAAGGGCCTTTGCAAGGGTCATGATGTCAGGCGTAACGCCAAAGAGCTCATGGGCAAACAGGGAACCGCACCGCCCCATACCCGTCTGGACCTCGTCAAAGATGAGGAAAATTCCCCTTTCATTGCACAGCCTGCGCACGGCTTTAATATAATCTTGATCGGCAGGGATAATCCCTCCCTCCCCCTGGATGCACTCCATCATAACGGCGCAAACCGTGTTGTCCACCAGGGCATCTAAGGCACCAATATCGTTGAACGGACAATGGACAAACCCGCCCACCAGCGGGGAGAACCCCTGCTTGATCTTATCCTGACCCGTGGCGGACAAGGTGGCCATGGTCCTGCCGTGGAAAGACTGGGTCATGGTAATGATCCTGAACCGTTCAGGCTCCCCTTTTTCATTAAAATAGCGCCGGGCAAGCTTGATGGCAGCCTCGTTGGCCTCGGCACCGGAATTGGCAAAAAAGACCTTGTCGGCAAAACTTTTTTCCACCAGCTGATGGGCAAGCTCAGCCTGGGGTTCGGTATAGAAAATGTTTGACACGTGTACAAGGGTTGCGGCCTGATCAGCAATGGCCCGTGTTACCTGGGGATGGCAGTGGCCAAGGCTGACAACGGCAATCCCTGCAAGAAAGTCCGTATAGGCCTTACCCTGGTCATCCCAGAGGGTCGCCCCCTCCCCTTTGACAAACACAGTGGGAATTCTGGAATAGGTATTAAACACATAGGTGTTGGTTTTTTCGATAGTATCCATGGGTTGTTTCTTTAATCCTCCTGGCCCTGCAAAAAGACCTGGGTGCCGATGCCGGAATCTGTAAAAAGTTCGAGCAGCAGGGCATGGGGTCTTGTTCCGTTAATGATATGGGTTTTTTCAACACCGCCTTCAAGGGCGGAAAGGGCCGATTCCATTTTTGGAATCATACCCCCCTTTATTTCACCTCGTTCGATCATGGTATGAATTTTCTCTGCCGCTGCCGATGACACAAGGGTACCTGAAGCATCCAGCAGGCCGTCCACATCCGTCATCAGGATA
Coding sequences:
- the argH gene encoding argininosuccinate lyase, with translation MGKKPWSGRFSQDTDAMVERFTSSIDVDKALYAYDIEGSIAHLTMLAHVGIITQDEAAALRTGLGRVKAKIAGDDFEFSDALEDIHMHVESALGDEAGDVARKLHTGRSRNDQVALDIRMYLKAEIKGIIARLFALQRVLVKMADQYKRVVMPGYTHLQRAQPVLFAHHLMAYYEMFKRDQERMADCLKRTDVMPLGAAALAGTTFPLEREYTRQLLGFAKVSDNSMDSVSDRDFAMEFISAASIAMIHLSRFSEELVLWSSSEFAFITISDAFTTGSSIMPQKKNPDVAELVRGKTARVVGNLMAIITLMKSLPLAYNRDMQEDKEPLFDTVNTVKACLDVYTRMLPNIKVNKETMLAASEKGFLNATDLADYLVLKGVPFRQAHSISGKAVAFALEHSKELHHLTVQEFKTFSEVIEPDIFEYLSIEHMISRRGTHGGTGYDNVLKAIDRATRDLDEQTAGTEG
- a CDS encoding argininosuccinate synthase; this translates as MSDIKKVVLAYSGGLDTSVILKWLIETYHCEVVTLTADLGQEEELDGLEAKALKTGAVKAYVEDLREEFIRDYVFPAFRANAIYEGQYLLGTSIARPLIAKRQIEIAAAEGADAVSHGATGKGNDQVRFELGYFAMNPAIKIIAPWRDWDLTSRTRLMQFAKEHNIPVPQTPSKPYSTDRNMLHISYEGGVLEDPWAQATDDMYTMSVKPEDAPDKAEIIEIDFKNGNPVAINGRPMSPATLFKELNTLGGRNGIGRIDLVENRFVGMKSRGVYETPGGTILRLAHLNMESITLDREVAHLRDSLIPKYAELVYNGFWFSPEMALLQKMVDETQTCVSGTVRLKLYKGNCYVLGRRSDQSLYDESFATFEDDNVYAQKDAEGFIRLNALRLRIRKIANDRRKV
- the argF gene encoding ornithine carbamoyltransferase codes for the protein MKKDLLSLLDLEKDDFIHLFELALQFKKRSRQGISDRHLAGKSLGLIFDKKSTRTRVAFETAMIQLGGTPIYMSTQDTQISRNEPACDTARVLSRYIDVLAMRTFDHGLVEEFAASSTIPVINALTDLYHPCQILSDIMTVIEHKGGFQGKKIVWVGDGNNVANSWVNAAAVLDLNLVVATPEGYGVKDEIKAKALERGGRQIVFTHDPKDAVKNADVVYTDVWASMGQEEEQAKRVTAFKGFQVNRSLLSQSKPDVTVLHCLPAHRGEEISEDVLEAPDAVFWDQAENKRHMHKAILETLILANGK
- a CDS encoding acetylornithine transaminase; the protein is MDTIEKTNTYVFNTYSRIPTVFVKGEGATLWDDQGKAYTDFLAGIAVVSLGHCHPQVTRAIADQAATLVHVSNIFYTEPQAELAHQLVEKSFADKVFFANSGAEANEAAIKLARRYFNEKGEPERFRIITMTQSFHGRTMATLSATGQDKIKQGFSPLVGGFVHCPFNDIGALDALVDNTVCAVMMECIQGEGGIIPADQDYIKAVRRLCNERGIFLIFDEVQTGMGRCGSLFAHELFGVTPDIMTLAKALGNGLPIGAMLACTEAAKGFTFGSHATTFGGTPLVTRAALEVLKIISDPDFLQQIRAKGAYLKQGLTALMARHKTIRAVRGEGLLVGMELDGNAGEIVVEAMKKGFILNAIQGKVIRFAPPLVITREEIDAVVKALDDLLE